Part of the Lolium rigidum isolate FL_2022 chromosome 6, APGP_CSIRO_Lrig_0.1, whole genome shotgun sequence genome, TGGTGCGGTTGTGGCAAGCAGCAGCGGGTGTGGTTGTGGCGAGCGGTGGTGGCCGGCAGGTGAGGTTGTGGCGAGCAGCGACCGAAGGGAAAGTTGGAGGAGATGTTGTGCGTGCGCTCGTACCTTGTGGTACTGGTTGTCTTGGGTTACACCTCGCTCCATTTGGGCTTGGTTCAAGGCGTCTGGGCGTTGTAAATCCTAAATGCTAATGGGTTTTTCGAGATATTTGGATGCCAAGACTACAAGCTCGAAATTCCTAAAGTATATTCAGGAATTGCAAACACCTTCCCGAATTGGTGATCGGGTTTTTTCGAGCTCGGGATATACATCTTTGAGATCTAGAATTTCCGGTGCATGGCTCGGGTTTAATGCACGGAGTGTATCACTCCACGCGTTGCCATGTCAACCAAGACGACTCTCTGAGGTTAGTTAGTGACTTAGATGAAGGTTAAGACAGGTCATAGTAggaagtaacttagactagtaacatatgctacGTTACTAGTctattactaccttcatagtggatagtAACTTATACGTGatatcatgcattgtgtcatttgtaTGTTGTAGAGTCATCTTGCATTGGGGTATGTGATGTTAAGGTAATATAGCTAGTtaacacctcactctctttcttcatttatttacATGTCACATCACCAAAATCGTCTTGAGATGTATGATGCTATGTTACTTCCCCTATAAGTAATCTAAGTTCTATTTAGGAAATGTATGTTTAATATTTCCAAGGTGGATAACCGTATCAATTTTAGGTTTGtttttcaaaatatatttttgttTGGGTGTGTGTGTGGGAAGCCATTGGTAATGGCCAGAATTTAACTCTTACCCGCGAAGCAAGGAAAGACGGCCTGAGACTTTCGAAACGACCAAAACGTGTCGAAAATGCTATTCCTGGCCGCGACGGAAACGTGTGGACTCGGTAAAATACCAAGACAAGGCCAGGCAGGTACTTCTTTCCTCGTTTGTTCTTCTCCCCAAAGCAGGAAGGAATCAAAGCGTTGCCAACGCGTCCCAGCTGGAGCCTGGAGCAGTCCAACCAAACGCACCCACCAAACCAAACCAAACGCGTCGCCACGCCAACCCAGCCCAAACAAAAGCTGGCCGGCGCCGGCAACCTCCAACGGACCtgacctccaccgccgccgcacccCTCCCCGAGAAGGCTAGGCCGGCCGCCGGGCGGACGCCGGCGACGCCGCCATGTCGCCCGCCCGCATCCTCCTCTCCATCGCGGCCCTGGCGCTCCTCCTCCACTCCTCCCCAACCCTAGCagtcgccgacgccgacgccgccgccgagccctGCGCGgcgcccctctcctcctcctccgccgccgcctccgcgccgGACGAGGTCGCGCTCTGCCCGGTCCGCTGCTTCCGCCCGGACCCGGTCTGCGGCGCCGACGGGACCACCTACTGGTGCGGCTGCCCCGAGGCGGCCTGCGCCGGCGCCACGGTGGCCCGCCGCGGCTACTGCGAGGTCGGCGCCGGGTCCGCGCCCGTCTCCGGCCAGGCGCTCCTGCTCGTCCACATCGTCTGGCTCTTCGTGCtcggcgccgccctcctcctcggcttcctctgaCGCCCTCACCTCTTCTGTTCCCCCATCTGTAAAATCAAGCATGCATTTCGCGATTGCTCGCTGTTGAGTTCTGCCGAGAGAGCTGAGGCCGGTTTCGTTGCTGAGATATGAGGATGGTTTCGTTCAAGAGATTTGGTTGAGAGATGTCGCACAATTCTTTCGTAGATGAGTTCGATTGGCCCGTGATTCGAATTCTTTTTTCTGGAGCTGATATGTGCAGATTGCTCGTGAAATCTAGGTTGAGATCGTGTAAGCAGCTTGTAAATTCCGGCTAACATTTTGCGGTGATCGGGCTCTTTTTCCCTGTCTATAAGCTTCATCTTCGTTGGTTGCTCTTTGCGGTTTGTGTGATTGTCTATAATTTCGACCTTCATCCTTGTTTGAGAGGCACTTGAGCATATGGCTTTACAATGAAATTACTTCAGTCATGTACTTTGCAAGCTCACCCATCTTTCTCATTGGGGAAATCTATAACATAGTTGTAATTATTAAGTGCTAGAATATGGTCATGGATGGATGCATGTTTGCAACAGAAGCTACTACTTAACGGATGTAATCAGAGGTTGTTCCTTGTGAGCATGTTCATGCAGCTATAAGTCTAACTAATGGCGTTAACATGTATTATTATGTGATCTGTAATAGGAGACCTTTACTCCTTTTCATTTCATATGTACATAAGAGAACGTTGCCTGAGGGTGAGTGAAATAGAATGTGCTTGCATGAACTACAATGTGCTCAGCGTCTGGCAGTGCATCCCTCAATGTTCTTCAATGGCGTCTGCTGCCTTGAGTACGAAGGAAGGTATGCTGAGATTATTATTGGCTCAGATGCGGATGCTTCTGCTGGTGTTGAACTGCACTACCCCAATAGCCAAGCAACTTATGAAGGACAGCTACCTCCTGTGCTTCTTCAGGAAGGCAATATCAGGCTCCATGTGTCAAGCTGTTTAGTCTGGTGAGTTGCACTGCCcttctgttttctcgttgtttcctTAACTCGGAGGATTTGATGATGTGCTTTTCATCCTTACCCAATAAATGTCATACTTATCAAAATCATAGCATGCCTCTCTTATAGATGAATTTCAGATCAAAAGATTTGACATATAGGATTGACCCAAACGAATAACCAACAGTGGACATAGCAAACCTGTTAGTGTGCCACTTAGATTATGCTCAGGGTTTATTTTTGGTTTCTTGATTTTACTCGGGCTAAATGTTTTGGATCCTTTCGTGCTGATATTCCCGTACGTAGCTCTGTGATTAAGAGACATACACTGAGATTGTAGTTTTTGTTGTCAGAGTTGTTGATACCATAAATTTAGACATAAAAGCAATTTGTGGTGCAGGCACAATTACTCATTCACACTTGGCAACATCTTGTGTGCCAGGCAATGGTATCATGGTCATTTATCAGATATATCCATTTGCAGAAACCATCTTAATATTACTGTGTTGAACAAAACTAGTTACAGGCAGCACAACACAATGGACTAGCTTcaggccactatttttcggagtgAACTGTTCAAAGCAGCTTTGAAACCAAAGTCTTAATATGATGTTATCTCCATAATATACGGTGTACACATATTTTTTGATCGTTACGTGTGTGGCTCTGTCATAACTTGTACCACTTGCTAACATCCTTTTTAGATGTCTACTAGAAACAAACTCTTGTCCTGGGGCAAGCTCTTGTTCTCCTTTTTTCGAACAAGTTTCTGTTTTGGTGGTTGAATGGATTACAGTTGGCCTGCTAAATTCGATACAGAACCTCAAAGTGACGATACTTTATATTTCATTAGCATCTTATTATATTAAACATGTTCATGCCATAGTTGTCTACGTGTTTTCAAACTGACAACTTACTGTTCTCCTCTATTTCATTATGAATTAATTGAAATATCTTTAAATTTCAGCAATGAATTGTTTCGGGGaaaaacatactccctccatccataaaagggTGTCGAAGGTTtatctaaattcagatgtatatatacactaaaatgtgtctagatacatctaaatttagacaagctTTCGACATCCTTTTATCGACAGAGGTAGTACATTTTATTCATGATTAATCATTCCAGTGTGAGGTTAATTTTCAAAAACTTGTTTTTTCTGAAGAAACTGAAGTAGACATAAGCTGAACTTGTGTTCACATTTGAATCAAGTTAACGAGTTTTAACTTATTCTTGCTCTTTCTAAGATTTCAGATAAATATGCAGTCCAACTTTAACTCGGAATAAATCATTTGTAGCTCGCTGTTAAATCAAATGTATCTTACAGCTAAGTCAAATGCTGAAAGTGACTAAGCAGAGATAGTTCCAGCTCCTGGTATTTATTTTTCTATCGACTCCTTGCAGGTTTTGTTTCCTTTAGGCCAGTTCTTGGAGAGATCATGAAGTGAACTGAAGGAAATTCCATTGATCTTAGAAGTCCAACCTTTCCTGATTAGCTGATTTCGTGCAAGAAACGGTGCCCATTTTAGGAGTTAGACAGCCAAATTTCGGTTGTGCCAAATATTAAAACTTCTGTCACTAATTTTGTAGTTTGTGTGTAATTGTGAAATGTACTGACCTGCTTGGCTTGGTCAGTTGATTTTATCTGTGTTTAGTCATGCAAAGTAAATGATGAATTGGTGTTGCTGAAGTTTGTTATACTGTTGTATTTTGGCACAAGAGTAGTCTATTTCGATCATTCATTTTGTTTAGATTATTCACACAGAAGGAATATAGTAACAGACCTGAATGATCGAAACAGGGTACTGAGTGATCAAAACAGGGTACTGAATGATCGAACAAAGTAACGTATAAAAAAGGAATGTGGTTGTTCATTTCCCcctttctcttctctctcctgctACGGTACCTTGAGAGTCGCTTTCTCTGCCTTGGGCCGAACCGAAGCTTTCTCCGCCAGAGTTGCCGTTCAGAGAGGGTGGAGGCGAGGCGCCGACGTAGGTAGGTTTCTCTgtagttgtagatgtagcacccaTGTAGAGTTTTGGAGTAGGCTGCCAGGTCCCATCGGCTAGATCGGGCACGTCCTTTTCttattatttttttcgaaatgggagcatcatcccagcctctgcatcaaatgaTGACACGGTTTTTACTTTATTAAAAAATGCAAGTATAATGTAGTCAAAGTTTACAATCATGGATCAGCTAAGgttgatacatgaatcaaccacagAAACATCAGGCGCATATAGAAGCTATCCATTTGATATTCTACTAATATGACGCCATCCAGTTggctggaaaaagaagtcctgagcaaccgtCAACAGCCGGTTTTATCcagtaaccatatcctcccgctgATCCTCCAAGAGTAAGAGAGCCCATAGTTGAATGCAGTGCGCAGCTCgacgaataacctgcaaaaaattggtaGACTTCTACTTGTTAAAGACCATATCATTTCGATATGTCCAAATGGACCAACACAAAGCTGAGATACCAATTCTTATCCTAGCCTTATCATACTTGCTCACACCATTTAACCATTTGCTAAACATGTTAGTAATATTTAAAGGGGCTGAAATATTATATGCAAAATAAATCATACGCCATACAATCTTTGCAAAAGGACAAGTAAGAAACAGATGCTCAACGGTTTCATTGGAATCATAGAAACAATATTTTTGACAACCATTTCAATTCCGTTTTGCCgaattatctttagttaacaagattTTATTatgcaagaaccacataaaaaatttaatttttaaaggaACTTTAATCTTCCAAAGATATTTACGAAGAAATCTAGTATGTCCATTCATCAAATCAAGATACATAGTTCGTCTTCCTTGTGCTACGATGGTGGCAAATGGGATGGATGGAGCAGAGCATCTCTAGAAATAAGGCCaccttttttttcgagaatacgtcctcgaagacgtatcaatcacatagaagaAGAGGCCGACGACCGATACAACTCCACACACACCCAAGACGATACAAAGCCAAGCGGTTTACAACACCCCGCTACAAACGACACGATGAGAACGACCTGTCCCCAACATCCTACCAAAAGAGGTGAGGAGATGGTGCACGGAGCCACCGAACCGTGTCACGAATCAAGCGAGACACCACCATAGCACGCTCGCGACTCCAAGGCAGCCCGGACCAACGTACCTCCCCTCATGATCCTAGAAGAGTCGGCGAGGAGAAGGCAGGATCCTTCGGAATTGGAGAAGCAGCTGACTAGGTTGCATCCACCACGTCGTACATAGCGCCTCGAAGCCCCATGACCTGACCAGAAGCCAACACCGACAGCGGATCACAATGCCCAGCCTCCAGTTACACATCGGCCTCTCCCCAAGAAGCCACGACAACATCTTCAAGAAGAGAACGacaccgtggcgccgccgccaccttTCCTGATGGACCGGAGATAGGGTTTCCCCTGGCACCGGAGGAGAGGGAAGGCACGGTTGGGACCAAAGATCACGCCTTCAGGAAGGAAGCGGCGCCCTCAAGCGTCGCCGTGATCCGCACCGGAAGCACCGGGCAGGGCTTTCACCGTGGTCCTTCACCGTACCCCTGATGCCGCCAGCGGCGAATTGGAGGCGATGGACCGAGAAGCAGATGCCGGCTTGGACCACCACCAGAAAGGCAAGAAGCCACACCGGCCTCACCGTCGCCGAGGAGGAGTGTCGGCCACCATCAGCCTCACCGGCGGCCAGCAAGAGCTCGAGGGAGGGAGCCGCCCTTGCCGGCCAACCACCACCGCTGTCGCGCCCACGCCGCACGCCGGAGACCGTAGAGTAAgaaatcccattgttgttgaaaagcatgctagttcccctacctcttttactagtgagcatgctaagcttgttgaggaacatgttcgtttacaagaggaactctctttgcatgttgagaccaatgcatatcttgaatccttggtgactaaatatagtctcgactatcatcctaatgaatcctcttgtgagcaagcatctattcttgaggaaaatgttaggttaacaaaggaacttgcaaagttcaccaccgccaagaacaagatgggattggatgacctcttgagtaagcaaaggtcaaacaatcaaaagtttggacttggatatgttcccaagtctcacaagaagaagaactacaacaaggaaCTCAtatcaagcacgtggagcttgcttgagaccgtagagtgccttatggagtaaatacacgtggttgggccggcatgggtcttcgaaacccgggggttgagccacatatgcggtttcttttagaggaccattcaaaaatgcacttttcacgtccatttgatatagtttgaaattgtggaaagatgcaaatgcaagcaaaagacgaatagcttcaagacaggctaccggcgcaaaggtatcctcaaaatccataccttctatttgggcaaacccttgcgccactaaccttgctttgtttcgtatgacaatgccattctcatcttgcttgttcttgaatacccatttggtcccaataacattgatgcgatgatctttgggtctctcaactagagaccacacttcattacgagtgaaacactccaattcttcttgcatggcaattacccaatccggatcaaccaaggcttcatgtaccttgagtggttcaaaactagacacaaaagcatggtgttgacaataagtgataagtaatgcatggtgtctacgagttaccactcctcttgagatgctaccaaggacttgatctactttcatgtcacttgcccttttagcggccttgatcttccgaatggttccttcatgatcaatgaattcatcccttgctagtacttgatcatgagggatcacttgagcttgatcatgagttgtggatgtctcttgatcatcatcatggtcttgctcaatgaaatgaggactttcttcttgttcttcgggatgtgactcatcttgagtggaggatggttcttgagttgcacttgatggttcggcttgagttgagctaggctccacttgagccgtgcttgatacttctactccatcatcattatgaacttctatgggccggatgtgtccaatgcccatatgcttgatggcgctaGATGGATCatgatcattacctgcaacacatggaacacttTGCTCCACTTggaagccattatcctccaagaactcaacgtcacaagatacttcaatagtctcagtggaccggttgtagtatctataggcgtgagagttctccgcataaccaacaaatatgccctctggttctagtttcaaatttaccgagctttcctttgttgttcttaacaagacatttgcatccaaagacacgaaagtactgttggagatatgcccaagaggcaataataaaagtggttattatatatctttatgtttatgataaatgtttatataccatgctataattgtattaaccgaaacattgatacatgtgtgatatgtaaacaacaaagagtctctagtatgcctcttaactagcttgttgattaatagatgattagtttcataatcatgaacattggatgttattaataacaaggttatatcattatatgaatgatgtaatggacacacccaattaagcgtagcataagatcacgtcattaagttatttgctataagctttcgatacatagttacctagtccttatgaccatgagatcatgtaaatcacttataccggaaaggtactttgattacatcaaacgccactcgcataaatgggtggttataaaggtgggattaagtatccggaaagtatcggttgaggcatatggatcaacgagtgggatttgtccatcccgatgacggatagatatactctaggccctctcggtggaatgtcgtctaatgtcttgcaagcatatgaataagttcataagagaccacataccacggtacgagtaaagagtacttgtcaggagacgaggttgaacaaggtatgaagtgataccgatgatcaaacctcggacaagtaaaatatcgcgtgacaaagggaattggtatcgtatgtgaatggttcattcgatcactaaagtcatcgttgaatatgtgggagccattatggatctccggatcccgctattggttattggtcggagtgagtactcaaccatgtccgcatagttcgcgaaccgtagggtgacacacttaaagttggatgttgaaatggtagaacttgaatatggaatggagttcgaatatttgttcggagtcccggatgagatcccggacatcacgaggagttccggaattgtccggagaataagattcatatataggaagtcattttataagatttaaaatgatccggaaggttctatggaaggttctagaaggttctagaaaagtccggaagaaaccacaaaggaaggcggagtcccggagggactccacctcccatggccggccaaccctaagggggaggagtcccaagtggactcccctaagggggccggctgatacgtctccaacgtatcgataatttcttgtgttccatgccacattattgatgttatctacatgttttatgcacactttatatcatattcgtgcattttctggaactaacctattaacaagatgccgaagtgccgttctgttgttttcgctgtttttggtttcgaaatcctagtaaagaaatattctcggaattggacgaaataaaagcccggaggcctattttctcacgaagcttccggaagtccgaaggagagacgaagaggggccacggggcgccaaaccctagggcggcgcgcccccttggccgcgccgcccgtggNNNNNNNNNNNNNNNNNNNNNNNNNNNNNNNNNNNNNNNNNNNNNNNNNNNNNNNNNNNNNNNNNNNNNNNNNNNNNNNNNNNNNNNNNNNNNNNNNNNNgcatccgtcggtagttttcacggaaaatttcggcatgaccttcctacacggtaggacataggagcgccagaaatgtgccgaaacggaaactttctAGATCTACCACGGCGTAtgaaagccgactttctagatctagatctagattgagcggtcaatgcgggatagtagatctagatctacatagggggatgtgggagatgcatgtaggaagggaagatttgctcaaaaaatatgattttgtttggtgaaattggtgaaattggggatagaaatgggcaaaaatgagctcgggttgggagaaggctcgggtttgtgtggaggagtggagtggtagtagtgggggagtggttgttgagcagaaataactgcccaggttactgccggcgcaccagggcatgggtgcgccggcagcacatagccctttcggctatatcacccccgggccaggcccaagaatcattgccgggtgcgccggcaatagcaaatttGCCACCGGCGCACctcgggccggtgcgccggcaatgattcttgggcctggcccgatcggccggggccatgccggaaatagcgccggcgagcctgCTCCCCGGTGCGCCGGCAGAAGGCCCCCATCCCCGGCGCGTCTGaaaataggtgcgccggcaacacatGTCACCGGCGCGTGtccatggtggtgcgccggtaccCTCTGCCTCCAACTatagcctttttcctagtagtgccaagaccacaaggtggccgcaccccttagtggtcggcgcccccctctcccaaaccctagcggccctctctcctccaccacatcccgcacgcttagcgaagctccgccggtttctccaccaccactgacaccacgccgtcgtgctcgtcgattcaagaggagctactacttccgctgcccgctggaacggggaggtggacgtcgtcttcatcaaca contains:
- the LOC124668280 gene encoding uncharacterized protein LOC124668280, producing the protein MSPARILLSIAALALLLHSSPTLAVADADAAAEPCAAPLSSSSAAASAPDEVALCPVRCFRPDPVCGADGTTYWCGCPEAACAGATVARRGYCEVGAGSAPVSGQALLLVHIVWLFVLGAALLLGFL